GAGATCGGAAGGGCGCTCGCCTGCGAGCCGCGCCTGCTGCTCCTCGACGAGCCCGCCGCCGGGCTCAACATGCGGGAAACGAAGGAGATGGGGGACCTGATCGCGAAGATCCGCGACCGGGGGGTGACGGTCCTGCTCGTGGAGCACGACATGGCGCTGGTCATGCGGATCTCCGACGAGATCGTGGTCTTGAGCTACGGGCAGAAGATCGCCGAGGACAAGCCGCTCGGGATCCAGAAGAACGCGGAAGTGATCCGGGTGTACCTCGGGGACGACAAGTGCTGAGGATCAAGAACCTCGAGTCGGGGTACGGCCGGCTGAAGGTGCTCAAGAAAG
The nucleotide sequence above comes from Deltaproteobacteria bacterium. Encoded proteins:
- a CDS encoding ABC transporter ATP-binding protein; this translates as EIGRALACEPRLLLLDEPAAGLNMRETKEMGDLIAKIRDRGVTVLLVEHDMALVMRISDEIVVLSYGQKIAEDKPLGIQKNAEVIRVYLGDDKC